A single window of Solanum dulcamara chromosome 5, daSolDulc1.2, whole genome shotgun sequence DNA harbors:
- the LOC129890618 gene encoding glycine-rich RNA-binding protein RZ1C-like: protein MDISRLITYAKQIEKEKLRERSRGFKKIRVDDGGFNPQRSSHGGIIKGQGSQRFLGQGSTNAPTPKFNKDKGAKLMIPRDNIGTQAFPSCGKCGKTHKGECLVGSNACFKCGKPGYHALDCRSGGGGRTQGQVAHGQPVQGGGQ, encoded by the coding sequence atggacatctcccggtTAATAACTTATGCCAAACAAATCgaaaaagagaagttgagggaaaggtctagagggttcaaaaaGATTAGAGTGGATGAtggagggttcaaccctcaaaggtccagtCATGGTGGCATTATCAAGGGCCAAGGCAGTCAACGATTCTTAGGGCAAGGTTCTACAAATGCCCCCACTCCTAAATTCAACAAAGACAAGGGTGCTAAATTAATGATCCCAAGAGATAACATTGGTACCCAAGCTTTTCCCTCATGTGGGAAGTGTGGGAAGACCCACAAAGGAGAGTGCTTGGTGGGATCAAACGCGTGCTTCAAATGCGGCAAGCCGGGTTATCATGCTCTGGATTGTagaagtggtggtggtggtaggactcaaggccaagttgctcatggcCAACCAGttcaaggaggtggccaataA
- the LOC129889244 gene encoding uncharacterized protein LOC129889244, translating into MQYGHNVPNLQQFARVQSLTCSSSGCERNWSVYEHIHTKKRNRLELKRLNDLVFIKYNRTLVRRYNARNTIDPILLDNIDNANEWLTRAPQNHEDEEVYEGEGLTYGDVATASGVEENIYGFRGSTLRGKEKRVATGSQVHVQIEVELLLMSPPMRKKMRTK; encoded by the exons ATGCAATATGGTCATAATGTCCCAAACTTGCAACAATTTGCTAGAGTGCAAAGTTTAACTTGTAGCTCATCCGGTTGCGAGAGAAATTGGAGCGTGTATGAACAT ATTCATACTAAAAAGAGAAACAGGCTTGAGTTAAAACGCCTGAATGATCTAGTGTTCATCAAATATAATAGAACATTGGTGCGTCGCTACAATGCTCGCAATACCATTGATCCAATTTTGTTGGATAATATTGATAATGCAAATGAATGGTTAACTAGAGCACCCCAAAatcatgaagatgaagaagtatATGAAGGAGAAGGTCTCACTTATGGTGATGTTGCTACGGCTAGTGGTGTGGAGGAGAATATTTATGGTTTTAGGGGGAGTACTTTAAGGggcaaggaaaaaagagtagctACAGGTTCTCAAGTTCATGTTCAAATAGAAGTAGAActcttgttgatgagtcctccgatgaggaagaagatgaggacCAAGTAG